One segment of Verrucomicrobiia bacterium DNA contains the following:
- a CDS encoding GxGYxYP domain-containing protein, with translation MTLKLLVCWIGAVEYTRTNPVRYLRNSGACASTSFTKLVKYCILRALVGLAVLAPLICEPAPLNRTLATLFTYTLAREGDAEAYDEALAAACLQGIINRESPQLYLLSGKNSPPQYWLDLLSAKGRWLEQRELKPLPDLNALVKLAGARLRGAVIWDPAVPATVNVATTVAGVEDGVVLSPEFANRYVSRWGLKVLADLRGRFTGTETGSPKNDAYRWAIREYLAKGRCFPHRLCLFEDSFSTRSRGDLGYVVMRDWAVYNRAFVFDLSPWGDEPPADDAAQRAGLDLETYKMILGQILRQSAGKQMTEVAGFFVFSKYSNVPGHKSAHEPVPTEWETVWLITPYNCYQNTVASDCFNQSFHTQAPRRPLQQHPAIKTVPLQKKNYICILMADYDSAQPLYDFLPKYWSSPERGRIPLAWGINPNLLETYPDLIAYFYQTASPADTFTSDASAAGYMNPNRIRKEYLPLFVRHNQRFFHEADMTMAPMVLDWDEPSAEVKDAFRQFAPDGFATIVMDLHNGGGKAPRPQVWKGMPVLELINDTCNFAGPEQTAQVMARAITAHGGRAPGFYFFRIVWVSPTDISATLTALRQKRTDFEVVDPHTFFALFKQSQQTRDKGSLPPSGK, from the coding sequence TTGACTCTGAAGCTCCTTGTATGTTGGATTGGCGCGGTTGAATATACGCGAACGAATCCTGTTCGTTATCTGCGCAACAGCGGCGCTTGCGCTTCCACCTCGTTCACCAAACTCGTGAAGTACTGCATCCTGCGCGCGCTGGTCGGCTTGGCCGTGTTGGCGCCGCTGATATGCGAACCCGCGCCCTTGAATCGGACTCTGGCCACCCTTTTTACGTACACTTTGGCGCGCGAGGGCGATGCCGAAGCCTATGACGAGGCGCTGGCGGCGGCTTGCCTGCAGGGGATCATCAACAGGGAATCGCCGCAGCTTTATCTGTTGTCGGGCAAGAACAGCCCGCCTCAGTACTGGCTCGACCTGCTTTCGGCGAAGGGCCGTTGGCTTGAACAACGCGAGCTAAAGCCGCTGCCGGACCTTAATGCGCTGGTAAAGCTGGCGGGAGCGCGATTGCGAGGCGCGGTCATTTGGGACCCCGCCGTGCCCGCCACAGTGAATGTCGCGACTACGGTAGCAGGCGTCGAGGACGGGGTGGTTCTCAGCCCGGAGTTCGCCAATCGTTATGTGTCGCGATGGGGCCTGAAAGTGCTTGCCGATTTGCGCGGGCGCTTCACAGGAACGGAAACCGGCAGCCCCAAAAACGACGCCTATCGCTGGGCAATCCGGGAGTACCTGGCCAAAGGGCGCTGCTTCCCGCATCGGCTTTGCCTGTTTGAAGATTCTTTTTCCACACGGTCGCGCGGTGACCTGGGTTATGTCGTCATGCGCGACTGGGCGGTGTATAATCGCGCGTTTGTTTTTGACCTCTCGCCCTGGGGCGACGAGCCACCGGCGGACGATGCTGCCCAACGCGCCGGGCTGGACCTGGAAACCTACAAAATGATCCTGGGCCAAATCCTGCGTCAATCCGCGGGAAAACAGATGACAGAAGTGGCGGGCTTTTTTGTGTTTTCGAAGTACAGCAACGTGCCCGGGCACAAAAGCGCGCATGAGCCGGTGCCGACCGAGTGGGAGACGGTCTGGCTGATAACCCCTTACAACTGTTACCAGAACACCGTGGCCAGCGATTGCTTCAACCAGTCGTTTCACACCCAGGCCCCTCGCCGCCCGCTCCAGCAGCATCCGGCAATCAAAACAGTCCCCTTGCAGAAAAAAAACTACATCTGCATTCTGATGGCGGACTATGATTCGGCACAACCCCTGTATGATTTCCTGCCGAAGTACTGGTCGAGCCCCGAGCGTGGCAGAATTCCACTGGCTTGGGGCATCAACCCGAATTTGCTGGAAACCTACCCGGACCTGATCGCCTACTTTTACCAAACGGCATCTCCGGCGGACACCTTCACGAGCGACGCCAGCGCCGCAGGCTATATGAACCCGAACCGCATCCGGAAGGAATACCTTCCGTTATTTGTGCGGCACAACCAGCGTTTCTTTCACGAGGCCGACATGACCATGGCGCCGATGGTGCTGGATTGGGATGAGCCCTCGGCCGAGGTGAAGGACGCCTTCCGGCAATTCGCGCCGGATGGCTTCGCCACCATCGTAATGGATTTGCACAATGGCGGCGGGAAAGCTCCTCGACCGCAAGTCTGGAAAGGGATGCCCGTGCTTGAACTCATTAATGATACCTGCAACTTCGCAGGACCGGAACAGACAGCGCAGGTCATGGCGCGGGCGATTACGGCGCATGGCGGACGGGCGCCAGGGTTCTATTTCTTTCGGATTGTGTGGGTCAGCCCGACAGATATTTCCGCAACCCTGACCGCGCTGCGCCAAAAGCGAACAGATTTCGAGGTCGTTGACCCGCACACCTTCTTTGCCCTCTTTAAGCAATCCCAGCAGACGCGCGACAAAGGCAGCCTGCCGCCAAGTGGCAAGTGA